In Flavobacterium lacustre, a genomic segment contains:
- a CDS encoding formimidoylglutamase gives MEKLIPFTINDLAKITNHRSGEIKFGEKMITVPKDTNPIEFLKTCEAKYVLLGIPEDIGIRANFGRPGAASAWDSAIKGIANIQHNRFCKGSQIIVLGQLNVCQEMKEVEHLDFNDIDDRSKLSQLVEKIDKDVSHIIFNIIKLGKIPIVIGGGHNNSYGNIKGAALAKGKSINAINFDAHSDFRILEGRHSGNGFSYAYEEGFLKKYFVFGLHENYTSKSVLDILKKIEDRVRYVTYDSINIRKEKVFHQEMVQAMEFVNTDPFGIEIDLDAIPNIASSAMTLSGFSVEELRQFVSFFAKNKNATYLHICEGAPDLGEDKNNHLIGKLIGHLVTDFIKSNHE, from the coding sequence ATGGAAAAGCTTATACCGTTTACGATTAATGATCTTGCGAAAATTACAAACCATAGAAGTGGTGAAATAAAATTTGGAGAGAAAATGATAACGGTTCCAAAAGATACTAATCCTATCGAATTCCTGAAAACGTGTGAAGCAAAATATGTTTTACTCGGAATTCCGGAAGATATTGGTATCAGAGCTAATTTTGGAAGACCCGGAGCAGCTTCGGCTTGGGATAGTGCCATAAAAGGGATTGCCAATATTCAACACAATCGTTTTTGTAAAGGAAGCCAAATCATTGTTTTGGGACAATTGAATGTTTGTCAAGAAATGAAAGAAGTAGAACATCTGGATTTTAATGATATCGATGATCGTTCAAAATTGAGTCAGTTAGTAGAAAAAATAGATAAAGATGTTTCTCATATCATTTTTAATATTATAAAACTGGGGAAAATACCTATCGTTATTGGTGGTGGCCATAATAATTCTTACGGAAATATAAAAGGTGCGGCTCTTGCCAAAGGAAAATCCATAAACGCCATTAATTTTGATGCTCATTCTGATTTTAGAATTTTAGAAGGTCGTCACAGCGGAAACGGTTTTTCATATGCTTATGAAGAAGGTTTTTTAAAAAAATATTTTGTCTTTGGCTTACACGAAAATTACACTTCAAAAAGCGTGTTGGATATCCTCAAAAAAATTGAAGACCGAGTGCGTTATGTAACCTATGACAGCATCAACATTCGAAAAGAAAAAGTCTTTCATCAGGAAATGGTTCAAGCAATGGAATTTGTCAATACAGATCCTTTTGGTATAGAAATAGATTTGGATGCTATTCCAAATATTGCCAGTAGTGCTATGACTTTAAGTGGCTTTTCGGTAGAAGAACTCCGTCAATTTGTATCCTTTTTTGCCAAAAATAAAAACGCCACTTATTTACATATTTGTGAGGGAGCACCAGATTTAGGTGAAGATAAAAACAATCACTTAATCGGGAAATTAATTGGTCATTTAGTAACTGATTTCATAAAATCAAATCACGAATAA
- the hutI gene encoding imidazolonepropionase, with protein sequence MITLIINIKELIQIRDASILKVSGSEMAVLPTIKNAFLIIEDDLIADFGMMKNLPTINADKRIDATGKMILPTWCDSHTHLVYAGNREQEFVDRINGLTYEEIANRGGGILNSAKKLNETSEEDLYDQSKTRLEEIMHLGTGAVEIKSGYGLTIDGELKMLRVIQKLSQNYPITIKATFLGAHAIPAAFATNRKGYIDCIITEMLPEIAKNNLADFIDVFCETGYFTVEETEQIMEAGIRFGLKPKIHVNQFNSIGGIQAGIKHKALSVDHLEIMKPEDIEALKNTETMPVALPSCSYFLSIPYTPAREIIAAGLPLTLATDYNPGSTPSGNMNFVVSTACIKMKMTPDEAINAATINGAYAMGISNSHGSITIGKKANFSITKPISSYYQLPYAFGSNLIESVFLEGKILT encoded by the coding sequence ATGATAACCTTAATCATCAATATCAAGGAATTAATTCAAATTAGAGACGCATCGATTTTGAAAGTTTCGGGAAGTGAAATGGCAGTTCTCCCAACGATTAAAAATGCATTTTTAATTATTGAAGATGATTTAATTGCTGATTTTGGTATGATGAAAAACCTACCGACAATCAATGCCGACAAAAGGATTGACGCAACGGGAAAAATGATTTTACCTACTTGGTGCGACAGTCATACACATCTTGTTTATGCCGGCAATCGGGAACAGGAATTTGTAGATAGAATCAATGGTTTGACCTATGAAGAAATTGCCAATCGTGGTGGTGGAATTCTAAATTCTGCAAAAAAACTCAACGAAACATCTGAAGAAGATCTTTACGACCAATCTAAAACCAGATTAGAAGAGATCATGCATTTAGGAACCGGAGCTGTCGAAATCAAATCCGGATATGGCTTAACAATCGACGGAGAGCTCAAAATGCTTCGCGTTATTCAAAAATTATCACAAAACTACCCTATAACGATTAAAGCTACTTTTCTTGGCGCTCATGCCATTCCTGCGGCATTTGCAACAAACAGAAAAGGATATATTGATTGTATCATAACTGAAATGCTTCCTGAAATTGCCAAAAATAACTTGGCTGATTTCATAGATGTTTTTTGTGAAACCGGTTATTTCACCGTTGAAGAAACCGAACAGATTATGGAAGCCGGAATTCGTTTTGGCTTAAAGCCAAAAATCCATGTCAATCAATTCAATTCTATTGGTGGAATTCAAGCTGGAATAAAACACAAAGCACTTTCGGTGGATCATCTAGAAATAATGAAACCCGAAGATATTGAAGCTTTAAAAAACACAGAAACAATGCCTGTGGCTTTACCTTCCTGCTCCTACTTTCTGAGTATTCCGTATACTCCGGCGCGGGAAATAATTGCAGCGGGACTTCCTTTAACCCTTGCAACCGACTATAACCCTGGTTCCACTCCATCCGGAAATATGAATTTTGTGGTGTCAACCGCATGTATCAAAATGAAAATGACTCCCGATGAAGCCATAAATGCAGCTACAATAAATGGTGCTTACGCCATGGGAATTTCAAATAGTCACGGAAGTATTACTATTGGCAAAAAAGCTAATTTCAGCATTACAAAACCTATTTCTTCTTATTATCAATTGCCTTATGCCTTTGGCAGTAATCTAATTGAATCTGTATTTCTTGAAGGTAAAATTTTGACATAA
- a CDS encoding glutaminyl-peptide cyclotransferase, giving the protein MRNYNFLFIILLGITLANCGDTKKEENSLFTFDISTFKEQYQPQEAIDLGILNPKSKEIDSIVYYVNDKKIGSKKGLDKVNFPFKDQKLGYQNFKALVYFEGENAVATQRIELVSNVQPKSLKYTIVNTFPHDTASFTEGLEFYKDTLYESTGEKGASYFRKYDYKTGKVYQQVNIDSKYFGEGITFINNKIYQLTWQEKTGFIYNATTLKLEKTFTYDKDIEGWGMTNDGKYIYQTDGTEKIWKMDPETQKMIDYINVYSGNFKIKAVNELELINGKFYVNVFQKDAIAVVNPTSGAVEGILDMSGLRKLLNATPDDVLNGIAYNPKTKTIFITGKNWNKMFEITVSE; this is encoded by the coding sequence ATGAGAAATTATAACTTCCTATTTATCATTTTATTAGGAATCACTTTAGCCAATTGTGGCGATACAAAAAAAGAAGAAAATAGTCTGTTTACTTTTGATATTTCTACTTTTAAGGAGCAATATCAGCCTCAGGAAGCGATAGATTTAGGAATTTTAAATCCAAAATCGAAAGAAATCGACAGCATTGTTTATTATGTTAATGACAAAAAAATCGGTTCCAAAAAAGGGTTGGACAAAGTAAACTTTCCATTTAAAGACCAAAAACTGGGCTATCAAAACTTTAAAGCTTTAGTGTATTTTGAAGGAGAAAATGCAGTAGCAACACAGCGAATCGAATTGGTTTCGAATGTGCAGCCTAAATCATTAAAATATACTATTGTCAATACTTTCCCACACGATACCGCTTCATTTACTGAAGGTTTAGAGTTTTATAAAGATACTCTATATGAAAGTACAGGCGAAAAAGGGGCTTCTTATTTTAGAAAATACGATTACAAAACAGGAAAAGTATATCAACAAGTTAATATTGATTCTAAATATTTTGGAGAAGGAATTACCTTTATAAATAATAAAATCTATCAACTGACTTGGCAGGAAAAAACAGGTTTCATTTATAATGCCACTACTTTAAAACTAGAAAAAACCTTCACTTATGACAAAGATATTGAAGGTTGGGGAATGACAAATGACGGAAAATACATTTATCAGACTGATGGTACCGAAAAAATTTGGAAAATGGATCCGGAAACTCAAAAAATGATTGATTATATTAATGTCTATTCAGGGAATTTCAAGATAAAAGCAGTCAACGAATTAGAATTAATCAATGGGAAATTTTATGTTAATGTCTTTCAAAAAGATGCAATTGCTGTTGTAAACCCAACCAGTGGAGCTGTAGAAGGAATATTAGACATGTCTGGTTTGAGAAAATTATTGAATGCAACACCTGATGATGTTTTAAACGGAATTGCCTATAATCCTAAAACTAAAACCATTTTTATAACCGGAAAAAACTGGAATAAAATGTTTGAAATAACGGTTTCTGAATAA
- a CDS encoding SDR family oxidoreductase: protein MNKVVLITGGSSGIGKSIGEFLHHKGFVVYGTSRNPEKVLNAIFPLIALDVRDVDSIDKAVAKVIAISGRLDVVINNAGVGITGPLEEIPTAEIKNNFETNLFGPIEVMKAVLPQMRAQQSGLIINITSIAGYMGLPYRSVYSASKGALELITEALRMEVKPFGIQITNVAPGDFATNIAAGRFHAPLLKGSAYEKTYGDTLKTMDEHVNSGSNPNEMAEAVYKIIQTKEPKIHYKIGVFMQKFSIVLKRILPDKVYEKMLMNHYKL from the coding sequence ATGAATAAAGTAGTCTTAATTACAGGCGGTTCTTCGGGAATTGGTAAATCTATTGGGGAGTTTTTACACCATAAAGGATTTGTTGTTTATGGTACGAGTAGAAATCCTGAAAAGGTTTTGAATGCTATTTTTCCTTTGATTGCTTTGGATGTCCGTGATGTGGATTCTATTGATAAGGCTGTAGCCAAAGTCATTGCAATTTCCGGAAGGTTAGATGTTGTAATTAATAATGCCGGTGTTGGGATTACCGGTCCTTTAGAAGAAATTCCAACAGCAGAAATAAAGAATAATTTTGAAACTAATTTATTTGGCCCAATTGAAGTAATGAAGGCTGTTTTGCCACAAATGCGTGCGCAACAATCAGGTTTAATTATCAATATTACTTCAATTGCGGGTTACATGGGATTGCCGTATCGCAGCGTATATTCAGCCTCAAAAGGGGCTTTAGAATTGATTACGGAAGCGTTACGAATGGAGGTAAAACCATTTGGAATTCAAATTACAAATGTAGCTCCGGGTGATTTTGCAACTAATATTGCTGCGGGGCGTTTTCATGCTCCTCTACTTAAAGGTTCTGCTTATGAAAAAACCTATGGCGACACGCTTAAAACAATGGATGAACATGTAAACAGTGGGAGCAATCCAAATGAAATGGCCGAAGCGGTATATAAAATTATACAAACTAAGGAGCCAAAAATCCATTATAAAATAGGTGTTTTTATGCAAAAATTTTCCATCGTTTTGAAGCGAATTTTGCCTGACAAAGTCTATGAAAAAATGCTGATGAATCATTATAAATTGTAA
- the fsa gene encoding fructose-6-phosphate aldolase: MKFFIDTANLAQIKEAQALGVLDGVTTNPSLMAKEGITGKNNILKHYVDICNLVDGDVSAEVNAMDFDGMVKEGEELADLHEQIVVKLPMTKEGVMAAKYFSDKGIRTNVTLVFSAGQALLAAKAGATYVSPFIGRLDDVSTDGLALIEEIRLIYDNYGYETQILAASVRHTMHIVNCAKIGADVMTGPLSAIYGLLKHPLTDIGLAQFIADFEKGNK, encoded by the coding sequence ATGAAATTTTTTATTGACACAGCTAATTTAGCTCAAATTAAGGAAGCACAAGCATTAGGTGTTTTGGATGGCGTTACAACAAATCCATCATTAATGGCTAAAGAAGGAATTACCGGAAAAAATAACATTTTGAAACATTATGTAGACATTTGCAACTTAGTTGATGGTGATGTAAGTGCTGAAGTAAATGCAATGGACTTTGACGGAATGGTTAAAGAAGGTGAGGAATTGGCTGATTTACATGAGCAAATTGTGGTTAAATTGCCAATGACCAAAGAAGGTGTGATGGCTGCAAAATATTTTTCAGATAAAGGAATCAGAACTAATGTTACTTTAGTATTCTCAGCTGGACAAGCTTTATTAGCTGCCAAAGCTGGTGCAACTTATGTTTCACCGTTCATTGGTCGTTTGGATGATGTATCTACAGATGGTTTAGCTTTGATCGAAGAAATCAGATTAATTTATGATAATTACGGTTACGAAACTCAAATTCTTGCAGCTTCTGTTCGTCACACGATGCATATTGTAAATTGTGCTAAAATTGGTGCTGATGTTATGACTGGACCATTATCTGCCATTTATGGTTTATTGAAACACCCATTGACTGATATCGGATTGGCTCAGTTTATTGCTGATTTCGAGAAAGGAAATAAATAA
- a CDS encoding MFS transporter, with protein MSSENVQTKWGQFISLIIVFFFWGFVGSANDILIPVFKKVFTLSQVQSQLVAWAFYAAYFVGSIIFFLISLKVDVLQKFGYKKTLSAGLILSAIGSFLFVPAATMESFPFFLTALFTVGLGFSIQQIVANPLAIKMGSPSTGAHRLTLAGGVNSFGTTIGAILLGIALFGMGDDKKTSLSLEDIKSPFIILGLAFIAVAIFMNFSKIEDPVKLEEAEVKHAHEKFSILDYPQLYLGMLAIFIYVGTEVTIISNLPALLKTSEFGSILEDAISPFIALYWGSLMIGRWNGGVNVFNTSKIANIALKFIVPALGFGVIIGANIFAGHDVSAFYIYPIWILMFIAVSFIGGKNAGKTLMLFGLSGLLMMLIGLVCPDTEIAKFFLISGGLFLSIMWPSIFDLAIAGLGKNTGKASSFLIMMILGGGVIPLVQGSICDIDLTSPNGIFGISWTHFSYIVPLLGFAYLGFYGYYCPKILKRQGINHIQSEGGGH; from the coding sequence ATGAGTTCAGAAAATGTGCAAACCAAATGGGGACAGTTTATCTCTTTGATAATCGTCTTCTTCTTTTGGGGTTTTGTCGGGTCAGCAAACGACATTCTAATCCCAGTATTCAAAAAAGTATTTACTTTATCTCAAGTTCAATCACAATTAGTCGCTTGGGCTTTTTATGCAGCTTACTTTGTAGGATCAATAATTTTCTTTCTAATATCTTTAAAAGTAGATGTTTTACAAAAATTTGGATACAAAAAAACACTTTCTGCTGGTTTAATTCTTTCAGCTATTGGTTCCTTTTTATTTGTTCCTGCTGCAACAATGGAAAGTTTTCCGTTCTTTTTAACCGCTTTATTTACCGTAGGTTTAGGTTTTTCTATTCAACAAATTGTTGCTAATCCATTAGCCATCAAAATGGGAAGCCCATCAACTGGAGCGCACCGTTTGACTTTGGCTGGAGGTGTAAATTCTTTTGGAACAACTATCGGTGCCATTTTATTAGGGATTGCTTTGTTCGGAATGGGAGATGATAAAAAAACATCCCTTTCATTAGAAGATATTAAATCACCGTTCATCATTTTAGGACTTGCTTTTATTGCAGTAGCCATTTTTATGAACTTTTCTAAAATTGAGGATCCTGTAAAACTAGAAGAAGCAGAAGTTAAACATGCTCACGAAAAATTCAGCATTTTAGACTATCCACAGCTTTACTTAGGAATGTTGGCTATTTTTATTTACGTTGGAACCGAGGTAACTATAATTAGTAATTTACCAGCTTTGTTAAAAACTTCAGAATTTGGCAGTATTTTAGAAGATGCCATTTCGCCATTTATTGCATTATACTGGGGAAGTTTGATGATTGGTCGTTGGAATGGTGGTGTAAATGTTTTTAACACTTCAAAAATAGCTAATATTGCTCTTAAATTTATCGTACCTGCGTTAGGATTTGGAGTTATTATAGGAGCTAACATATTTGCAGGTCATGATGTTTCTGCCTTTTATATTTATCCTATCTGGATATTAATGTTTATTGCAGTAAGCTTTATAGGTGGTAAAAATGCAGGTAAAACATTAATGCTTTTTGGTCTTTCAGGATTACTGATGATGCTTATCGGATTAGTTTGTCCTGATACAGAAATTGCTAAATTCTTCCTTATCTCCGGTGGATTATTCTTATCTATCATGTGGCCATCTATTTTTGATTTAGCTATTGCCGGTTTAGGAAAAAATACAGGAAAAGCATCTTCTTTCTTAATCATGATGATTCTTGGAGGAGGAGTTATTCCTTTGGTTCAAGGAAGTATCTGCGATATAGATTTAACTAGTCCAAATGGAATATTTGGTATTTCATGGACGCATTTCTCTTATATAGTTCCACTTCTTGGTTTTGCATATTTAGGCTTTTACGGTTACTATTGCCCTAAAATATTAAAAAGACAAGGAATTAATCATATCCAAAGCGAAGGAGGAGGTCACTAA
- a CDS encoding LytR/AlgR family response regulator transcription factor encodes MKIKCILIDDEPLAIKVLQNYFTDFSDFEIIGTFNNALEALEFINNNGVDAVFLDINMPMMTGFELISLIENKTRVIITSAFREFAVESYDLDVLDYLLKPIPLPRFVKCINKITTEFNLKNNIKIENQRIDSHIFIKVDKKMIKINIDEILFIEGMKEYVKVITVDKTYITRKSLTSLSDELPADRFIRIHKSFTIAIDKVKSIEGNKIQIHSYTIPIGRNYSKDAKSKILE; translated from the coding sequence ATGAAAATTAAATGCATTTTGATTGATGATGAACCACTAGCTATTAAAGTCTTACAAAATTATTTTACTGATTTTTCAGATTTTGAAATTATTGGAACATTTAATAATGCATTAGAAGCTCTTGAATTTATTAACAACAATGGTGTTGATGCCGTTTTTTTGGATATTAATATGCCCATGATGACCGGTTTTGAATTAATCAGTTTGATTGAAAATAAAACCAGAGTAATCATAACGAGTGCATTCAGAGAATTTGCTGTTGAAAGTTACGATTTAGATGTTTTAGATTATTTGTTGAAGCCCATCCCGCTCCCACGATTTGTTAAATGCATCAATAAAATTACAACCGAATTCAATCTGAAAAACAACATCAAAATTGAAAACCAACGAATTGATTCTCATATTTTTATCAAAGTCGATAAAAAAATGATCAAAATAAACATTGATGAAATTCTTTTTATCGAAGGAATGAAAGAATATGTAAAAGTAATTACAGTAGACAAAACGTATATCACCCGCAAATCTTTAACTTCTTTGTCCGATGAATTACCCGCAGATCGATTCATCAGAATTCACAAATCCTTCACCATTGCAATTGACAAAGTAAAGTCGATTGAAGGAAATAAAATACAAATACATTCCTACACCATTCCTATCGGACGCAATTACAGTAAAGATGCAAAAAGTAAAATTTTAGAATAA
- a CDS encoding sensor histidine kinase, which produces MKFDIKLQNHFWFWGLYFLLNFLRWGAYFNDYEYSFKSNLIEFALHIPLVYFNLFVLVPRYVLKSKYIAYAVTLLLSLFIIYLLKTGLTYFIISENIWPEANREYKPFEINHIVAVCIGELYVLAMASSVYLTLTWLKERDRNRVLREEQFKIKLKYLKTQIQPHFFFNTLNNLYALSLESSEKVPDVIIKLSKLMEYVLYEIEETKFVPLINEIDYIQNYIEIEKLRFENVEVTINIESDIDDVKVPPLLLISLIENAFKHGGTNNEQLQIKINFKVIDGTTLDFVILNNFVLSQNNNPKKGIGLQNTKKRLKLIFKNNFTLEQKVKFNYYIIRLQIPIADEN; this is translated from the coding sequence ATGAAATTCGATATTAAACTTCAAAATCATTTTTGGTTTTGGGGATTGTATTTCTTACTGAATTTTCTTCGCTGGGGCGCTTATTTTAATGATTACGAATATTCCTTTAAATCCAATTTGATAGAATTTGCTTTACACATTCCGCTGGTGTATTTCAATTTGTTTGTTCTGGTCCCGCGCTATGTATTAAAATCAAAATATATAGCATATGCCGTTACACTTTTGTTAAGTCTATTTATCATTTATTTATTAAAAACAGGATTAACTTATTTTATCATTTCAGAAAACATTTGGCCAGAAGCCAACAGAGAATACAAACCCTTTGAAATAAACCATATTGTTGCTGTATGTATTGGCGAATTGTATGTTTTAGCAATGGCTTCTTCTGTTTATCTGACATTGACTTGGCTTAAGGAAAGAGATCGAAATAGAGTATTAAGAGAAGAACAATTTAAAATAAAACTCAAATATTTAAAGACACAAATTCAACCGCATTTTTTCTTCAATACGCTGAATAACTTATATGCTTTGTCATTAGAATCCTCAGAAAAAGTTCCTGATGTAATTATAAAGCTTTCCAAATTAATGGAATATGTGCTGTATGAAATCGAAGAAACTAAATTTGTTCCGCTAATCAACGAAATCGATTATATTCAAAATTACATTGAAATTGAAAAACTTCGTTTTGAAAATGTTGAAGTTACGATAAACATAGAATCGGATATTGACGACGTCAAAGTTCCGCCTTTACTGCTTATTTCTCTTATTGAAAATGCGTTTAAACACGGCGGAACCAATAATGAGCAACTGCAGATAAAGATTAATTTTAAAGTGATTGATGGAACGACTTTAGATTTTGTTATCCTGAATAATTTTGTACTTTCACAAAATAATAATCCCAAAAAGGGCATTGGACTCCAAAATACCAAGAAAAGATTGAAATTAATTTTCAAAAACAACTTTACTTTAGAACAAAAAGTGAAGTTTAATTATTATATCATTCGTTTACAAATACCCATTGCTGATGAAAATTAA
- the nagB gene encoding glucosamine-6-phosphate deaminase: MKSALEIKPDISYKSAGKFEETRYEKIHNEIFKNSIEASVIVAQEIAQLIKSKQAENKPCVLGLATGSSPIKVYDELVRMHKEEGLSFSNVITFNLDEYYPMNKENKQSYHYFMHEHLFNHIDIKPENINIPDGTIALDHLYQYCIDYEMNIKKSGGLDFQLLGIGRTGHVGFNEPGSHVNSGTRIITLDHITRVDASSDFNGIDNVPKRAITMGVSTILRSKRIVLMAWGQNKADIIKRTIQGEISSEVPATFLQNHTNATFVLDQSAASELTRFKTPWLVGECIWNQELKSKAIVWLCQSTNQSILKLTDRDYNNNGMSDLLALEGSAYDLNINMFNVLQHTITGWPGGKPNTDDSFRPERANPAKKRVILFSPHPDDDVISMGGTFSKLIKQGHDVHVVYQTSGNIAVTDDEALKFAEVCNDFVGEDNSKINFQEIIDFLNNKTETQVDSLEVRKLKGLIRRRESYAATRYIGLKDTNIHFLDMPFYETGQVKKNPIGAEDIEIVKDIIAKIKPHQVFAAGDLADPHGTHEVCLNAVFAALRALKSQPYMNDCWLWLYRGAWHEWDIHEIDMAVPLSPDEVLLKRHAILYHQSQKDRVMFQGNDSREFWVRAEDRNKNTAKLYDDLGLAEYEAIEAFKRFDY, from the coding sequence ATGAAAAGTGCTTTAGAAATTAAACCTGACATTAGCTATAAAAGTGCCGGTAAATTTGAAGAAACCAGATATGAAAAAATTCATAACGAAATCTTCAAAAACTCAATTGAAGCGTCCGTTATCGTCGCTCAGGAAATAGCACAATTAATCAAAAGCAAGCAAGCGGAAAATAAACCGTGTGTGCTTGGTTTGGCAACCGGTTCTTCACCCATAAAAGTATATGACGAATTAGTTCGAATGCATAAAGAGGAGGGACTAAGTTTTAGTAATGTAATCACATTTAATTTGGATGAATATTATCCAATGAACAAGGAGAATAAACAAAGCTATCATTATTTCATGCACGAACATTTGTTCAATCATATTGATATAAAACCGGAGAATATCAATATTCCCGACGGAACTATAGCTCTCGATCATTTGTATCAATATTGTATTGATTATGAAATGAATATTAAAAAATCGGGTGGACTTGATTTTCAATTATTGGGAATTGGTCGTACAGGCCACGTAGGTTTTAATGAACCTGGTTCACACGTTAATTCAGGAACTCGCATTATTACCTTAGATCACATCACAAGAGTCGATGCATCATCCGATTTTAATGGTATTGATAATGTTCCAAAAAGAGCAATTACCATGGGTGTTTCAACAATTCTTAGATCTAAGAGAATTGTTTTGATGGCTTGGGGCCAAAATAAAGCTGATATTATCAAAAGAACTATTCAAGGTGAAATCAGTTCTGAAGTTCCGGCTACATTTTTACAAAATCATACCAATGCAACTTTTGTTTTAGATCAATCTGCCGCTTCTGAATTGACACGATTCAAAACACCTTGGTTAGTAGGAGAATGCATTTGGAATCAGGAATTAAAAAGTAAAGCTATAGTTTGGTTGTGTCAAAGCACCAATCAATCTATATTGAAATTAACAGACAGAGATTACAATAATAACGGAATGTCTGATTTGTTGGCGCTGGAAGGTTCTGCGTATGATTTGAATATAAACATGTTCAATGTTTTGCAACATACCATCACAGGATGGCCGGGAGGAAAACCGAACACCGATGATTCCTTTAGACCTGAAAGAGCAAATCCGGCGAAGAAAAGAGTTATTCTTTTTAGTCCGCATCCAGATGATGATGTGATTTCTATGGGAGGAACTTTTTCAAAATTGATAAAACAAGGTCATGATGTTCATGTGGTGTACCAAACTTCCGGAAATATTGCAGTAACCGATGACGAAGCTTTAAAATTCGCTGAAGTATGTAATGATTTCGTAGGAGAGGATAACAGCAAAATTAATTTTCAGGAAATAATTGATTTTTTGAATAACAAAACAGAAACACAAGTTGACTCCCTGGAAGTTCGAAAATTAAAAGGACTTATCAGAAGAAGAGAATCCTATGCCGCTACCCGTTACATAGGGCTAAAAGATACGAATATTCATTTTCTGGACATGCCATTTTATGAAACCGGACAAGTAAAGAAAAATCCAATTGGAGCAGAAGATATCGAAATTGTTAAAGATATTATTGCAAAAATAAAACCACATCAAGTTTTCGCAGCTGGTGATTTAGCAGATCCACATGGTACTCATGAAGTATGTTTGAATGCTGTTTTTGCTGCTTTGAGAGCGCTAAAATCTCAACCTTACATGAACGATTGTTGGTTGTGGTTGTATCGTGGAGCTTGGCATGAGTGGGATATTCATGAAATTGATATGGCTGTTCCGTTGAGCCCTGATGAGGTTTTACTAAAAAGACATGCCATTTTATACCATCAATCCCAAAAAGACAGAGTAATGTTTCAAGGCAACGATTCTAGAGAATTTTGGGTAAGAGCCGAAGATCGTAATAAAAACACCGCAAAATTGTATGATGATTTGGGATTAGCGGAATACGAAGCTATAGAAGCTTTTAAACGATTTGATTACTAA